One genomic window of Evansella cellulosilytica DSM 2522 includes the following:
- a CDS encoding sensor histidine kinase: MSKWNLANNNIGLLWRMTGLNIILITLLISMSSIVIYNTACTLLEEMTNADESMQVLFSDTLLSYLIWISLSIIFFGSLIYFSIMKKIVKPIKRLARSTKVLQNGDYPSPIEVNSQDEIGVLTQNFNQLTYILKKNEHTRNKMITDMAHELRTPLSNINGYLEGLKNGIISGDAALYESLHKESERLILMINQLYELNEWNIGGKSKTYEKKCTRVEKLLHDCIQLFKLELDKKNIDFEILTEQSIIFIDEKGIRQAVINLVQNAIQYYQGEGKITLRGEIVENEIIIAVTGPGQPIPIDKRDLIFERFYRIDGSRNDKTGGVGLGLAIVKEIIGTTFNGNVGIESENNIHTFWFSIPRKYTEC, from the coding sequence TTGTCTAAGTGGAATCTGGCAAATAACAATATAGGGTTGTTATGGCGTATGACGGGTCTCAATATCATCCTCATTACACTTCTTATCAGCATGAGTAGTATTGTAATATACAATACAGCTTGTACATTACTCGAGGAAATGACGAATGCAGATGAGTCGATGCAGGTATTATTTAGTGATACGTTATTATCATATTTAATTTGGATCAGTCTATCCATTATTTTTTTTGGAAGCTTAATTTATTTTTCTATTATGAAAAAAATAGTGAAACCAATAAAAAGATTAGCAAGGTCTACTAAAGTGCTACAGAATGGCGATTATCCTAGTCCGATAGAGGTTAACTCGCAAGATGAAATAGGTGTGTTGACGCAAAACTTTAATCAACTAACCTACATTTTGAAAAAAAATGAACATACACGTAATAAAATGATTACGGATATGGCTCACGAGTTACGTACGCCTCTATCAAATATTAACGGTTATTTAGAGGGATTAAAAAACGGAATTATTAGTGGTGATGCTGCGTTATATGAGTCATTACATAAAGAATCAGAGAGACTAATTCTAATGATTAATCAGTTGTATGAATTAAATGAATGGAATATTGGTGGTAAAAGTAAAACGTATGAAAAAAAGTGTACTAGAGTCGAAAAATTACTCCATGATTGTATACAGTTATTCAAACTAGAGCTTGATAAAAAGAACATCGACTTTGAGATACTCACAGAACAATCTATCATTTTTATAGATGAAAAGGGGATCCGGCAAGCAGTAATAAATCTTGTACAAAATGCAATTCAATACTACCAAGGTGAGGGGAAGATTACTTTACGAGGAGAGATTGTAGAAAATGAGATTATCATTGCAGTAACTGGTCCTGGGCAGCCTATACCTATTGATAAACGTGATTTGATTTTTGAAAGGTTTTATAGAATTGATGGTTCGCGAAATGATAAAACAGGAGGCGTGGGTCTAGGATTAGCAATTGTGAAGGAAATAATTGGCACAACTTTTAATGGCAACGTTGGAATTGAATCAGAAAATAATATACACACCTTTTGGTTCTCAATTCCAAGAAAGTATACGGAGTGCTAG
- a CDS encoding RraA family protein, translated as MMSTQETKVSREELLELYDDLRVTDVRDGLDWVGLHGYGTVDHSIQPLFRTKVVGIARTARYLPFEGPMTNKTGDEYTEWVKWYYSEVCNDPWGADIEPGDFVCLDVAGVDVGLLGSNNTLDFKAKGARAYLTNGGGIRDTDEVIHQGIPVWSKFISQGMDQGRIRYYEKDIPIAIGGVAIYPGDVVVADGDGVVVVPQKYAVEVAKFAHQELSGDKEGRRRLYERLGWDLDETVL; from the coding sequence ATGATGTCTACACAAGAAACGAAAGTTAGCAGAGAAGAGCTTTTGGAACTTTATGATGATTTAAGAGTAACGGATGTACGAGATGGATTAGATTGGGTTGGGTTACACGGGTATGGCACTGTAGATCATAGTATCCAGCCATTATTTAGAACAAAGGTAGTCGGGATTGCTAGAACGGCGCGTTACTTACCTTTTGAAGGTCCAATGACAAATAAAACTGGTGATGAGTATACGGAATGGGTGAAATGGTACTATAGCGAAGTTTGTAATGATCCGTGGGGAGCAGACATTGAGCCAGGAGATTTCGTTTGTTTAGATGTAGCAGGGGTTGATGTAGGACTATTAGGCTCGAATAATACGCTTGACTTTAAAGCAAAAGGGGCAAGAGCATACTTAACAAACGGTGGAGGTATTCGCGATACAGACGAAGTTATTCACCAAGGCATTCCAGTATGGTCTAAATTTATCTCTCAAGGGATGGATCAAGGTCGTATTAGATATTATGAAAAGGATATTCCAATCGCCATCGGAGGTGTTGCCATTTATCCTGGCGACGTAGTTGTTGCAGATGGAGATGGCGTTGTCGTTGTTCCGCAAAAGTATGCGGTGGAAGTTGCGAAATTTGCCCATCAAGAATTGTCTGGTGACAAAGAGGGGCGTCGCAGACTATATGAAAGATTAGGTTGGGATCTAGACGAAACAGTTTTGTAA
- a CDS encoding MogA/MoaB family molybdenum cofactor biosynthesis protein: MSVFEHKKQAPKLVKCKVITVSDTRTEETDKSGNLIKELLIDGGHAIQQYEIVKDEMNDIHLAVMKGIENEEIDAILLNGGTGIAYRDVTIETVQKLLDKEIVGFGELFRMLSYTEDIGSAAILSRAIAGVSKHTAIFSMPGSSGAVKLAMNKLILPELAHVIREIKKDM; encoded by the coding sequence ATGAGTGTATTTGAACATAAAAAACAAGCACCAAAGCTTGTGAAATGTAAAGTCATAACGGTGAGTGATACACGGACAGAGGAAACGGATAAAAGTGGCAATCTAATAAAAGAGCTGTTAATAGACGGTGGACATGCTATCCAACAATACGAAATAGTGAAGGATGAAATGAATGACATACATCTGGCAGTTATGAAGGGGATCGAAAATGAGGAAATCGATGCCATTTTATTAAATGGAGGTACAGGAATTGCATATAGAGATGTAACGATTGAAACTGTGCAGAAATTACTTGATAAGGAAATCGTGGGCTTCGGTGAACTATTTAGAATGCTTAGCTATACAGAAGATATTGGCTCTGCTGCCATTTTAAGTCGGGCCATCGCTGGAGTGAGTAAGCACACAGCTATTTTTTCAATGCCAGGTTCTAGTGGTGCAGTGAAGCTTGCTATGAATAAATTGATTCTTCCTGAGTTAGCACACGTGATAAGAGAAATAAAAAAAGACATGTAA
- a CDS encoding HAD family hydrolase, translating into MKVAIFDFDGTLFPKETFPLMMKHLKTHPVHKNKYRKFIGRLLPVYIAYKCKLYREKKMKEYSMKCFLSSLGTIREKEVEQFFEELAAHMKENLDERVIKKLEAHRKEGYYIMLVSGAFEPLLYAVTENITFDRIIGTVIPYKENKLNVQAPISHVNGERKKEKILEALIENEVDWQNSFAYGDSYSDLDVLQLVGNAVAVQPEPRLLEVAKKMEWEIIS; encoded by the coding sequence ATGAAGGTTGCTATATTTGATTTTGATGGAACGTTATTTCCGAAAGAAACATTTCCGTTAATGATGAAACATTTAAAAACGCACCCAGTACATAAAAATAAGTATCGTAAATTTATAGGAAGGCTCTTGCCCGTTTATATTGCGTATAAGTGTAAGTTATACAGAGAGAAAAAAATGAAGGAATACTCTATGAAATGCTTTCTTTCTTCATTAGGGACAATACGAGAAAAGGAGGTCGAGCAATTTTTCGAAGAGCTCGCAGCTCATATGAAAGAAAACCTCGACGAAAGGGTAATTAAAAAGCTTGAAGCACATAGAAAAGAAGGCTATTATATCATGTTAGTATCGGGGGCATTTGAGCCACTTCTTTATGCTGTAACGGAAAATATTACGTTTGATCGGATAATCGGAACGGTTATTCCATACAAGGAGAACAAGTTAAACGTACAAGCTCCTATTTCTCACGTGAATGGGGAACGTAAAAAGGAAAAAATTTTAGAAGCACTTATAGAAAATGAAGTCGATTGGCAAAATAGCTTTGCATATGGAGATAGCTATTCAGATTTAGATGTACTGCAATTAGTAGGAAATGCGGTAGCAGTTCAGCCGGAGCCTCGTCTTCTTGAAGTAGCAAAAAAAATGGAGTGGGAGATCATTTCATAA
- a CDS encoding molybdopterin-dependent oxidoreductase — translation MIRLKWIHHIHGVLFVLLLLSGLFLYFPTTRTWFNELRFPLVPFHIWTSILYATVILFSLRSVFKYVKNKPYIKFYNVGFNVTFIFIWIVTGVVMYFHTYFPPEMTNIAVYLHGLFTFLFIPWLLVHTIGHLFKLHLPWPKWWKRKAPVPESIAENKLNRRDFIKFTSLGVLFLFIGGAIKWFQPILNITDPNARRGYFRIYNVTSDYPTYEDTEWTFTVSGLVNNQKTFTMEDMQQLPTHTIVDDFHCVTGWSVLNVEMKGVLVNDIFTEYNISPEGPYVTAYSGDKVYYDTFTVSQLLDEGAMLVFQFDGEKLVHSQGFPCRLYHPKMYGYKSVKWIERLEFTNHRAKGYWQTWGGYDLDGYL, via the coding sequence TTGATTCGTTTAAAATGGATTCATCACATACATGGCGTATTGTTTGTTTTATTGCTTCTTTCAGGACTATTTCTTTATTTTCCAACTACGAGAACGTGGTTTAATGAGCTTCGTTTTCCGCTTGTGCCATTCCATATTTGGACTTCTATTTTGTACGCCACTGTTATATTGTTCAGTCTAAGGTCTGTTTTTAAATACGTAAAAAATAAGCCTTACATAAAATTTTATAATGTAGGTTTCAATGTCACGTTCATTTTTATTTGGATCGTTACTGGTGTTGTTATGTATTTTCATACTTATTTCCCACCAGAGATGACAAATATAGCAGTTTACCTCCACGGTTTATTTACTTTTTTATTTATCCCTTGGTTACTCGTTCATACTATAGGACATTTATTTAAGCTCCATCTCCCATGGCCGAAGTGGTGGAAAAGAAAAGCTCCAGTACCCGAATCTATTGCAGAAAATAAATTAAACCGAAGAGATTTTATTAAGTTTACAAGCTTAGGAGTGTTGTTTTTATTCATTGGTGGAGCGATAAAGTGGTTTCAGCCAATATTAAACATTACGGACCCAAACGCAAGAAGAGGTTACTTTCGTATATACAATGTGACGAGCGATTATCCGACATACGAAGATACTGAATGGACATTTACGGTGAGTGGACTTGTAAACAATCAAAAGACATTTACAATGGAGGACATGCAGCAGCTTCCTACTCACACAATTGTTGATGATTTCCACTGTGTTACAGGGTGGAGTGTCTTAAATGTCGAGATGAAAGGTGTTTTAGTAAACGATATTTTTACGGAGTACAATATATCTCCTGAAGGACCTTATGTAACAGCTTATTCAGGTGACAAAGTATACTACGATACTTTTACAGTATCACAATTACTCGATGAAGGTGCGATGCTCGTCTTTCAATTTGATGGTGAAAAATTGGTACACTCGCAAGGCTTTCCATGTCGCTTGTATCATCCGAAAATGTATGGATATAAGTCGGTAAAATGGATAGAGAGGTTAGAATTTACGAATCATCGTGCAAAAGGATATTGGCAAACGTGGGGTGGGTATGATCTTGATGGCTACTTATAG
- a CDS encoding response regulator transcription factor, with amino-acid sequence MLNQQLVQVVEDNEMIRNLVEIYLRKEGYDVITAVDGEEAKEQFLQYSPCAVILDLMLPKLSGEEVCRWIRSQKRNEISIIMLTAKISAESKINGLRIGADDYVIKPFSPEELMARVEAVLRRSGQFCQKISLNGLIIQPRKGVVLLNGKPVNLTKYEFNLLFYFMENPNIVLSREQLIQQIHPHTDVDILDRTIDAHIKKLREKIEDVPSKPKKIQTVRGMGYRFVV; translated from the coding sequence ATGTTAAATCAGCAATTAGTTCAAGTTGTTGAAGATAATGAAATGATTCGAAACTTAGTCGAAATTTACTTAAGAAAAGAAGGTTATGATGTGATAACTGCTGTTGATGGTGAGGAAGCGAAGGAACAATTTCTTCAATATTCTCCATGCGCTGTCATTCTTGACTTAATGCTCCCAAAGCTTAGTGGGGAAGAAGTATGTCGATGGATAAGAAGCCAAAAAAGAAATGAGATATCCATCATAATGCTTACTGCAAAAATAAGTGCAGAAAGTAAAATAAATGGATTGAGAATAGGGGCTGACGACTATGTTATTAAACCATTTAGCCCGGAAGAACTTATGGCAAGGGTAGAAGCTGTACTAAGAAGAAGTGGTCAATTTTGCCAAAAAATTAGCCTTAACGGTCTTATAATTCAACCGAGAAAAGGAGTCGTTCTTCTGAACGGAAAACCTGTAAATTTGACTAAATATGAATTCAATCTCCTTTTTTACTTTATGGAAAATCCTAATATTGTTCTTTCTAGGGAACAGCTTATTCAACAAATACATCCACACACAGATGTAGATATATTAGATAGAACCATTGATGCACATATCAAAAAATTACGCGAGAAAATTGAGGATGTCCCTTCGAAGCCGAAGAAGATCCAAACTGTTAGAGGAATGGGGTATCGTTTTGTTGTCTAA
- a CDS encoding class D sortase: protein MGRWISFLLLVTGLIFVSVNSYQIFAAKSKHSDSLQVAQKIILESEGKGSEELIEDGILEDIEPELGEIIGIISIPSLNDEWAIVEGTREEDLDVGVGHYFGTAYPAQGKQVFLAGHRDTVFSELNEITEGDIIEIQMSYGTFQYEVSEMFIVDAEDRTVIDYSTDEEVLTLCTCYPFRYVGPAPDRYIINATPL, encoded by the coding sequence ATGGGAAGATGGATTAGCTTTTTATTATTAGTAACAGGTCTTATATTTGTAAGTGTGAATTCGTATCAAATATTTGCTGCTAAATCAAAGCATAGTGATTCACTTCAAGTAGCTCAAAAAATCATTTTAGAATCAGAAGGGAAGGGAAGTGAAGAACTGATAGAAGATGGAATATTGGAAGACATTGAACCAGAGTTAGGTGAAATTATTGGTATCATTTCAATTCCAAGTTTAAATGATGAATGGGCTATTGTTGAGGGGACAAGAGAAGAAGATTTAGATGTAGGTGTAGGACATTACTTCGGGACTGCATATCCAGCCCAAGGGAAGCAAGTGTTTTTAGCGGGACATAGAGATACAGTTTTTAGTGAATTAAATGAAATAACCGAGGGGGATATTATTGAAATTCAAATGAGCTATGGTACGTTTCAATATGAAGTATCAGAAATGTTCATTGTTGATGCAGAAGATAGGACAGTGATAGATTACTCAACTGATGAAGAAGTATTAACTTTATGTACTTGTTATCCATTTAGGTATGTTGGTCCTGCTCCAGACCGATATATTATTAATGCTACCCCTTTATAA
- a CDS encoding LacI family DNA-binding transcriptional regulator translates to MKVTMGDVARKAGVSKTTVSRILNGNYSHTTYETRKRVIKAIEELDYRPNALAKGLKSAKTNVIGMVLSNLKNPFWATVLEGVEDACHNKGYNLMICNTNEEKEKEEEYIKAFQTKQVDGIVINPTGQNLPLYKSTVSSIPTVVINRRIPDLSAHTVIADNEKGAYLAVRHLLKNSRKNIAAIAFQNPYVSTWKDRLKGYQNALYEKGFLEEAITILELEQKSDSVRESIIRFIKNNANIDAIFSTNNMITLEIIGAINELGLAIPEDIAIIGYDETIWSKYLNPPLTTIRQPGYLMGRIAVENLISAIDEKRKLENYITMLVPELIIRESCGTKTGL, encoded by the coding sequence ATGAAAGTTACAATGGGAGATGTTGCTCGAAAGGCGGGAGTATCAAAAACAACCGTGTCACGCATCTTGAATGGTAATTATTCCCACACAACTTATGAGACGAGAAAACGAGTAATTAAAGCAATAGAGGAATTGGATTATCGTCCAAATGCATTGGCAAAAGGGCTGAAATCTGCAAAGACAAACGTCATCGGTATGGTGTTGTCTAACTTGAAAAATCCTTTCTGGGCTACCGTATTAGAGGGCGTAGAGGATGCATGCCATAACAAGGGCTATAATCTTATGATATGTAACACAAATGAAGAAAAAGAAAAAGAAGAGGAATACATAAAAGCATTTCAGACAAAACAAGTTGATGGCATCGTCATCAATCCTACAGGACAAAACTTACCATTATACAAATCCACAGTTAGCAGTATACCTACCGTAGTAATCAATCGAAGAATTCCAGACTTATCAGCGCATACAGTAATTGCAGACAATGAAAAAGGTGCTTATTTAGCAGTGAGACACCTTCTTAAAAATTCCCGAAAAAACATTGCAGCAATCGCCTTTCAAAATCCATATGTAAGTACTTGGAAAGATAGGCTAAAGGGGTACCAAAACGCATTATATGAAAAGGGCTTCCTAGAGGAAGCTATTACAATATTAGAGCTAGAACAAAAGAGTGATAGCGTAAGAGAATCGATCATTCGTTTCATAAAAAACAATGCTAATATTGATGCAATATTCTCAACGAACAACATGATTACTCTTGAAATAATTGGTGCTATCAACGAGTTAGGTCTAGCAATTCCAGAAGATATTGCCATTATTGGCTATGATGAAACGATTTGGTCGAAGTATTTAAATCCTCCATTAACAACGATTAGACAGCCAGGTTATTTAATGGGGAGGATTGCTGTTGAAAATTTGATAAGTGCAATAGATGAAAAAAGAAAGCTTGAAAATTATATAACAATGCTAGTTCCAGAATTAATAATAAGAGAATCTTGTGGAACGAAAACAGGTCTTTGA
- a CDS encoding redoxin domain-containing protein — translation MKKNLLIGALLVGMIVWAIIDSIEWNTEETAKVGVSNEEVGIFIGDIAPDFQLTTLDGDRVKLSDYRGQKIMLNFWATWCPPCRAEMPDMQRAYEENDIIILAVNLTETESRVENVETFADDFELTFPILLDERTEVADLFAVQPVPTSFMIDTTGRIEHVAIGPMNEDMIIQKINEMN, via the coding sequence ATGAAAAAAAATTTGCTAATCGGCGCTTTGTTAGTAGGTATGATTGTGTGGGCAATAATTGATTCCATTGAATGGAATACTGAAGAAACCGCTAAGGTCGGTGTATCTAACGAAGAGGTAGGAATATTTATTGGAGATATTGCACCAGATTTTCAGTTAACTACATTGGATGGTGATCGTGTTAAGCTTTCTGATTATAGAGGACAGAAAATTATGCTTAACTTTTGGGCTACTTGGTGTCCTCCTTGTCGAGCTGAAATGCCAGATATGCAGCGTGCATATGAGGAGAACGACATCATTATTCTTGCAGTTAATTTAACTGAGACAGAGTCTCGTGTTGAGAATGTGGAAACTTTTGCAGACGATTTCGAGCTAACTTTTCCGATACTTTTAGATGAAAGAACAGAAGTAGCTGATCTTTTTGCTGTTCAACCTGTTCCAACATCCTTTATGATTGATACTACAGGGCGTATTGAGCATGTTGCAATCGGTCCAATGAATGAAGACATGATAATCCAAAAAATAAATGAAATGAATTAA